The sequence taataaatttaactaTAAAAGACATGACCGCCAATAAACTTTACACGACTCTATATTACAATATTACTcttcttaataaccgtgccgaaaATAACTAGGTCAAATAAGATGGACATGAGAAGTATTATGCTTATTTATTTGATGTGGCCGATCTCGCTGAATGATTGGAGGATATTGTAAATCGTTCGACATTCGATTGGATAAAATGCGCGGTTTTTCCTTCTAAAAAGAAGATCTTGTGACAATAGACTCATCTTTATATTCTTAATATTATAGATTTTCCAATCTCATATATTTCAATGAGATATGAACGTCAagtaaattcatattaaaactGTGACCGGCTAAGTCAATTTATGAGTCCAAATGAGtgtattttttcaataattttcaataattttcaaCGTACACCGTCGTTGTGAAAATGTCATGTCACACCTAGCAAGATAAAAGATATTCATATTAGAGCATCCATAATGGAGAGTTCAGGGTGGGCTAAAAATGTGGCCCCCACATTTTTGAGCCCACTCTCTCAACAATGGGAGAgcctacattgattgaaaattaaaattgcaataCATTTAACTAAAGTcctaaattacataaaaaaaaaacataaaataaaattctagaATATATGGAAGATTGTTGCGTTGCTTGATTTCTGCCACCTTGGCCAAGTGAAACGCCAATTCGTCGtgattcatttgagaggtgtctctactcatcaacatgctatcgTCGAGATTGCGTTGAGCTTGGGAGAATTGTCCCATGACCTTCACAATCTCCTTccatgatttaaaaaaaaaattaagagaacAAGATGAATAAAGGTAGAAGAGATATAGGATGAAAGAAGAGATAGATGATGGaaaaaaagatataaaataaaattgaagacatatgaattatatatagaagaaagaagaataaaaaaaaacaaaaaaggccCAACGGCTGAAAATCTGAAACGGCACTTttgaatttttcattttttttaataaaaaaaggcAGAAAATTGTTTGATTGGGCGATGAGATGCACGCGCCATCTCCTTCTCCTTTCTGAGCACAGAGCGCTGGTCTGCATTCGGTGCGCGAGCCGCCGGCTCGGCAATGGCGGAGAGCGCGGATGGGGCGGGCTCGAGCCTAATTTTTGTGCCCCATTGCGGGTGCTCTTAAGTTACTAACAAATCTATTTGGAAAAACAGGTCATTTTACACCTGAGGTTCAATCCGAAAATGGGAAAATTTAATGAGCTAAGCATCCACTATGGTGCTACCCCATAGTGGTGTCATCTGTGTGCCACATCAACAACTACCTCCTTTTTCAACTACCTCATATTTTCTACACTATAACACTACCTCATTTGTTACTATTCATGGACCCACTATCATTATTATActatttttacaataaaaaaggaaaatagagaAAGGCAAAATTAAAGGATAAATGTAGTTGGGGCCCGCAATGTTAGGACTGCTACCGGTAGCAAAACTACTACCCCATCCAAACTTTGCTACCCCAAAGTAATCCCTCCACTATGGCACTACCCATGCCACCTAGGATACTACCCCAAATTTTTTTCCCATAGTGAATGCCCTTATTTGATGATCACCGCTACGTGGCACTAGCCATAAAGTGACACGTTAGGATGCCCATCCCTTTGTATTTACTACAAAATCGTTGCTCAATTAAACCCCTAAATTAATCATTAAAGGttaattgttattaatttttaattttcaatcaaatctattttttgattaaaaaatacataaattttcgtTCTTTTAGAATTTGACCAGCCAACTAATAACTTGATTATCTGAATTTCGATAGACAATACGAATGTACCATTGAAAAGTTCTCGGCGTTATCTGTTTAGTTGTACTTATATTATTGGATTTTGGTAACCGAGAGTGACAAAAAAAACAACATGAAAGTTGATGTCACGAAACTCTACATTTTTCTCGATCATTTTAGGTGATCAAAATCCAACAATATAAGTACCATTATTAGATAATGTCAGAGCTTTCCAACGGTATCTTCAGATTGTCCATCGGAATTCAGATAATCAAGTTATTGGCCAATGAACAGTCATGCtaaattccaaaaaattaaaaaatttatgtatttttttgaccaaaaaataaatataattaaaaattactccctccgtcccaaatgaaatgttctgtttcttttgggcacgttTATTAAGGAGCAAGTTAATTAGAGTATAAGTGGTGTTGTGTAAAGTTAAAAATTTAATGGGTCCTACAATAAAGCACTTAATTAGACACTttattatcccttattttttcccaaaaatgaaacaagacattttgtttgggacaacccaagaagaaaaacatgacatttcgtttgggacggagggagtactaaaatttatataatttgtttatttataggTAATTTACCCTTGAAAAAGAATGTGAAAAATAGATACTAAAGTTTTCATAGTAAGTGATTAAAGAATTTGCGGAGGTGAAACTCATCTTCATCAGCTAGCATTGTGGCCTGCATTTTCTCTATAGTATTTCACTTCATTCTcttgtattaaaaaaataaaaaaaaaatagcattgcatttcagtaaataaattaatgaactaAAAGAATTGTCTTTTTGCCAAAGAACAAGATTTTACCATACATGTTTGGTGACTTTACCACACATTGCTCTCAATAATTGATGTTCATTGCtctaatatattaaaaaaaaaaaatactagtagtaattttttttgacTGGTGAAATGAGTAATGCAAGACAACGGTGTCACTCCAGCAGTTGCAGATGGTATATACCTTTCTCTATAATGGCGCCTTGCCAAGATAGCCTTTGAGAGTGAGCAAAGAATATAATTCTCCATTTTCGACTATTTAATGAGACTGCATTATTCATTGGCCAAACCCTTTATCCACCGCCTCTCAAATTCGTGATTTTGAGATCTCTTGTATAAAGGATTCAACATTTTAAGCTTTCACTTTCATCGCCATTTTCCCCGCAGCAATGGCTCCAAGATTGAATCTTTTTGAGTGGTGGGGCAAAGAAACGCCGCGAGGGACGCCGGTGATAGTGAAGATGGAGAATCCGAGCTTCTCCATCGTCGAGATCGGCGGCGCCGACGCCGCGTTCAAGCCGGTGGAGAAGAGCCGCCTCAAGAACGCCAAGCAGGTGAGATGGATCCTCCTGCTGAGAGCCAGCCGCGCAGCCGCCGCCGTCGCGCGGGGCCTCGTCGCCGCCGGGGGGAAGCGGATAAAGGGAGTCGGCGCCGCCAACGAGAAGCTGGGGAAGGGCAAACTAATGCTGAAGATAATCAAACTGTTTCTACTCGCCGCGCTGGCTGCTCTAGCCTTGGAAGCGGCGGCGCACTTCAAAGGCTTGCATTATTATCCGGAGAAACCTCGTATCAAACTTCCTCGTACCTCCGACGACATCGAGGGCTTGTTCCGGTCCATCTACGCCGCGTGGCTGGATCTCCGCCGCCAATACTTGGCCCCTTTCCTTCAGTCCCTCTCCACGCTCTGCGTAGCTCTGTTTACGATACAGTCTCTGGACCGTCTGATTCTCTGCCTCGGATGCTTCTACATCAAGCTCAAGAAGATCAAGCCCACCATCAACGGCGACCCTTTTCCCGGCCGCGCCGCCTTTCCCATGGTTCTTGTCCAAATCCCCATGTGCAATGAGCGTGAGGTAATCAATCACCTTCTTCACTCACCTATTTCAAGAATTTAGAAAAAAAGAGACTGATTAGTGGTGTTTTTTTGTTATGTTAATTAGGTGTATGAGATGTCGATTTCTGCAGTGTGTCAGCTAGATTGGCCTAAAGAGCGTCTGCTGATTCAAGTTCTCGACGATTCCGACGACGAATCGATTCAATGCATGATCAGGAATGAGGTGACGAGGTGGAGGGAGAAAGGTGTCAACATCATCTACCGCCATCGCCTCGTTAGAACTGGCTACAAAGCCGGGAATCTCAACTCCGCCATGAGCTGCGACTACGTCAAGGATTACGAATTCGTGGCGATTTTTGACGCGGATTTCCAGCCGGCCCATGATTTCCTCAAGCTCACTGTCCCACATTTTGAGGTATGTGATGAGATCTTCTTCGTGTTTGGGAGAGAAGAGGATGATTGCCGATCATGACGGCGCGGTTGTTTGGGCGCAGGGGAAGCCGGAATTAGGGCTGGTGCAGACGCGTTGGGCGTTCGTGAATAAAGACGAGAACTTGCTGACTAGGCTGCAGAACATCAACCTGTGCTTCCATTTTGAGGTGGAGCAGCAGGTGAATGGTGTGCTGCTGAACTTCTTTGGGTTCAATGGGACGGCCGGCGTGTGGAGGATCGAGGCGTTGGAGGACTCCGGGGGCTGGCTCGACCGGACCACCGTCGAGGACATGGACATTGCTGTCCGAGCACATCTCAAGGGATGGAGCTTCATGTACCTCAATGATGTCAAGGTATGTTAGGACCGTGGCGGATCCCCCGGGGGCtaggggggcttcagccccccctagcccccctaATGTttaatcctggatccgcccctgtgTTGGGTTGAGGAAAAATTCTATTTCTTATTATTCAAGAACGCCTCTATTAACTGGCACCGTCTGTGTCCGGATCCGTGTTAGGTTTTGTGCGAGGTGCCGGAGTCGTTTGAGGCTTACCGGAAGCAGCAACACAGGTGGCATTCCGGGCCTATGCAGCTCTTCCGCCTCTGCTTGCCTGCTGTGGTGAAATCAAAGGTAACTAGCATTCATGTTTACTTGATTGCTGATTTGATCACCGAGTATCaaatttcacaagataaaagaTAAGAGGGGGTGTGATGATGGTGCAGATATCCATATGGAAGAAGGCAAACTTGATATTGCTCTTCTTCCTATTGAGGAAGCTCATCCTCCCATTCTATTCCTTCACATTGTTCTGCGTGGTGCTGCCCCTAACGATGTTCGTCCCGGAGGCCGAGCTGCCCGTGTGGATCGTCTGCTACGTGCCCGTGGTGATGACGGTGCTCAACATACTCCCCGCGCCCAAATCCCTCGCCTTCATCGCCCCCTACCTCCTCTTCGAGAACACCATGTCCGTCACCAAGTTCAACGCCATGGTCTCCGGGCTGTTCCAGCTAGGCAGCTCGTACGAGTGGATCGTCACCAAGAAGGCCGGTAGGTCCTCGGAGCCGGACCTGCTGGCCGCCTCGGATAGAGGCGTGAAAGCATTTCATGATGATGATCTGAGCCCTTTGGAGGAGCAGAAGGGACAACAAAGTGTGAAGAAAACTAACAAGATTTACAGGAAGGAGTTGGCTCTTGCTTTCCTGCTGCTAACTGCTTCAGTTAGAAGCCTCTTGTCAGCTCATGGACTCCACTTCTACTTCCTTCTCTTCCAAGGCTTTGCATTCCTCCTCGTCGGCCTCGATTTAATCGGAGAGCAAATGGCCTAGACTCATTTATTCAGCAAGTTTACACACACTCATACAATTTTTTTCCTTACAGATTGAAGCAAATTCATTTTTCCCCCTCAAATTGATATGATCCATCTCTCACACATCTTTGTTTGTGCTACAATGTTCCATATTCACATCCCACTATTGTAAATTCTTGATCATGATGAGCAAATTAACCATCTTTCATGTGCTCTTACATTCTGCAAGACAAAATGAGTGTCGGCAGAGGGAAGAAAGTCCCACAAAATTTTATTGTGGGGATTTTGTCAAAGCGACTGTTTTGTACAGCAAGATTAACTGCCAACCTTCCCCCATCAGAAAAAGATGTGATCTTGGATTTGGACAGCCCACCTGCAGAATTGGTGGCATCCTTTCTTGCATTAAATTCATCTTCATGTTTCTAAAGCTGGCAAACATGCATGGTTCAGTGGTTAAGGTTTGGCATTAGTTACGACAGCTTGTTCATGTCCCATTTGTTTCACATGCTAAATTTCTTGTGTCTCAACTGAAACTCCCTCTTAGCTTCACCAACTCTCAAAACTGTGCTACAAAATTGTGATATTGATGAGATCAGGGAACATGTGATTGATTTAGCAGCAAAAGATCCCATTTTTATGATATAATACAGTAGAAAAGTAGAGAAAAATATGTTCAATCTGGAGTTAGATAGCAACAGTCTTAACAAAGGCAAGTATTCTGATACAAAAttctaccaaaaaaaaaaaaaaatacttcattgACAAATTCTCAACTGTGCATTAGCCTGTATCAAAATATTTGCCCCACAATCTCAAGAGCTC comes from Salvia miltiorrhiza cultivar Shanhuang (shh) chromosome 3, IMPLAD_Smil_shh, whole genome shotgun sequence and encodes:
- the LOC131015041 gene encoding probable xyloglucan glycosyltransferase 5, with protein sequence MAPRLNLFEWWGKETPRGTPVIVKMENPSFSIVEIGGADAAFKPVEKSRLKNAKQVRWILLLRASRAAAAVARGLVAAGGKRIKGVGAANEKLGKGKLMLKIIKLFLLAALAALALEAAAHFKGLHYYPEKPRIKLPRTSDDIEGLFRSIYAAWLDLRRQYLAPFLQSLSTLCVALFTIQSLDRLILCLGCFYIKLKKIKPTINGDPFPGRAAFPMVLVQIPMCNEREVYEMSISAVCQLDWPKERLLIQVLDDSDDESIQCMIRNEVTRWREKGVNIIYRHRLVRTGYKAGNLNSAMSCDYVKDYEFVAIFDADFQPAHDFLKLTVPHFEGKPELGLVQTRWAFVNKDENLLTRLQNINLCFHFEVEQQVNGVLLNFFGFNGTAGVWRIEALEDSGGWLDRTTVEDMDIAVRAHLKGWSFMYLNDVKVLCEVPESFEAYRKQQHRWHSGPMQLFRLCLPAVVKSKISIWKKANLILLFFLLRKLILPFYSFTLFCVVLPLTMFVPEAELPVWIVCYVPVVMTVLNILPAPKSLAFIAPYLLFENTMSVTKFNAMVSGLFQLGSSYEWIVTKKAGRSSEPDLLAASDRGVKAFHDDDLSPLEEQKGQQSVKKTNKIYRKELALAFLLLTASVRSLLSAHGLHFYFLLFQGFAFLLVGLDLIGEQMA